The following proteins are co-located in the Rhodococcus opacus B4 genome:
- a CDS encoding 2-hydroxyacid dehydrogenase — MKIVVGDRNLLPHRELFESGLPSGAVVSWHRKFDESAIVPDLADADVYVGGRFTAAMAAAAPKLRLLHVAGAGTDNVAFDALPPDTLVANTFHHEDSIAEYIVSAALMLRRGFLDHDRALRGDVWATSVYDDAIAQSRSMRGARIGFVGFGHIGGRSWSLLRAFGAEGCAVTGRGNLVADAEGLEWAGDNTSLSRLMTESDVVVVSAPLNDHTRGMIGGPELEALGRDGVLINVGRGPLVQERPLYDALASHRIAAAAIDVWYSYPDAGGHGAPSALSFRDLPNVLMTPHSSGVTDHTFLGRVRDITDNIRRLDTGRTVLRTCG; from the coding sequence ATGAAGATCGTCGTCGGCGACCGGAATCTGCTTCCGCATCGAGAGCTGTTCGAGTCGGGCCTGCCGTCCGGCGCCGTGGTGTCGTGGCATCGGAAGTTCGACGAGTCGGCGATCGTCCCCGACCTCGCCGACGCCGACGTGTACGTGGGCGGCCGGTTCACCGCCGCCATGGCGGCCGCCGCACCGAAGCTGCGGCTACTGCACGTCGCCGGCGCGGGCACCGACAACGTCGCCTTCGACGCACTTCCTCCCGACACCCTGGTGGCAAACACCTTCCATCACGAGGACTCGATCGCGGAGTACATCGTGTCGGCGGCGCTGATGCTGCGCCGTGGATTTCTCGATCACGACCGCGCCCTCCGGGGCGACGTGTGGGCGACGTCGGTCTACGACGACGCGATCGCGCAGTCCCGGTCCATGCGTGGCGCGCGGATCGGATTCGTCGGCTTCGGTCACATCGGCGGGAGGTCGTGGAGCCTGCTGCGCGCGTTCGGCGCAGAGGGTTGTGCGGTGACGGGGCGGGGAAATCTCGTCGCCGACGCGGAAGGGCTCGAATGGGCGGGCGACAACACGTCGTTGTCCCGGCTCATGACCGAGTCCGACGTCGTGGTCGTGTCTGCGCCGCTGAACGACCACACCCGCGGCATGATCGGCGGGCCGGAACTCGAGGCGCTCGGACGGGACGGAGTCCTGATCAACGTCGGGCGCGGCCCCCTCGTTCAGGAGCGGCCGCTGTACGACGCACTGGCTTCGCACCGGATCGCGGCCGCGGCCATCGACGTCTGGTACTCCTATCCCGATGCCGGCGGTCACGGCGCGCCGAGCGCACTGTCCTTCCGCGACCTGCCGAACGTCCTGATGACTCCGCACTCGTCCGGCGTCACCGACCACACGTTCCTCGGACGCGTCCGCGACATCACCGACAACATTCGCCGACTGGATACAGGGCGGACGGTCCTGCGCACCTGTGGCTGA